From the Diprion similis isolate iyDipSimi1 chromosome 1, iyDipSimi1.1, whole genome shotgun sequence genome, the window GGGGTGACGGGAAAAATTTGGGCCGGTGTTCCGGACGAGATGGTTGTGCTAATAGCAAAATGCTTCACGCAATGCCTGCGCGAGGGCGTGGTTCCCCGGGCATGGAAGGTGGCACACCTGGTGCTCATACCGAAGGGGGGAGAGACGGGAGACTCGCTCCCCAAGGTCAGGCCTATTTGCCTTCTCGGCGAGCTAAGTAAGGGCTTCGAGAGAGTCCTGGTCAGACGCCTCGATGAATGGATGACCGCGAACCCCGCATCGGACCTTGCGGAAGGCCAATACGGCTTCCGGAAGGGGCGAACGACGAGCGACGCCCTATTGAGAGTGCGTCAATTTGCGGAGGACGCGATCATGAAAGGTAGGGTGGCAATCGCAGTCTCACTCGACATTGCCAACGCCTTCAACAGTGTCCCATGAAAGGCAATAAGGACGGCTTTGCGAAAAAAGGGAGCGCCGGGATACCTCCAAAAAGTGGTAGGCTCGTATCTCAGCGAACGAGAGGTAGTGTACCCCACGCCCGGAGGAGGAACGGGCCATTGGCCTGTGCACGCTGGGGTTCCCCAGGGGTCGGTGCTGGGCCCACTCCTGTGGAACCTCAGCTTCGACGGGGTCCTCCGAGTGAGGAAAGAGGAAGGGTGCGACGTGGTGTGCTACGCGGACGACACCCTCATAATGAGCTCGGCACAGAGCGCTACCGCCGCAATAGAGGTGGCCAACATCCAAGTGGCAACGGTGGTGAGGCACATGAAGCGCTTGGGCCTGGCGGTTTCGGCCAGCAAAACCCAGGCGGTGCTGTTCCACAGGAGGCGCAGAAAGCTCAACGAGACAGCGCCAAGCCtgagggtgggggggggggggggtgccAGTTGCACTCAGCTGATCGATGAAATACCTGGGGGTCATCCTGGACTCAAGGCTCAACTTTAGAGAACACCTGGCACACGTGGAAGCGAAGGTTGCGAAAACAACGGGCGCGCTTTTCAGGCTGATGCCAAACTTAAGAGGGCCCACGGAGCAAAAGCGGCAACTATATGCGGGAGTCCTCCACTCCGTAATCTCGTACAGGGCACCTGCATGGGGCGACGCAGCCTCATCGCGCGGCGCACAGCAGACTCTGCAGCGTATACAACGCACGATTGACATGTGGGTTGCGGCAGCATACCGCACGGCTTCCTTTGTCGCGGCATTTCTGCCAACGAGGGCACCACCGCTAGGCTTAGTGGCGGACGCGCGTGCCCGCGCCTTCAATAGGATGCGCGAACTGCAACACGCGGGGGACACAGCCAGCGGGCTAGGACGCGAGTTGGCGGCGGCAGAAGGACTCAGGGTACGCGAGCAATGGAAAGCGAACACCGAGAGGTCTGACCTCCCGAGCGAGCGAATCAGGTGCGCTATACGCGCAAACTGGGAGGAATGGTTCAACCGAAGCCATGGGGGGATGTCTTTCCGACTGACGCAGGTCATGACAGGGCATGGCTATTTCGGAAGCTTCCAATGTAGGATAGGGAAAATAGCGAACCCTACATGCGAACACTGCGGCAGAGCCGCCGACACGGTGGAACACACAGTGGAAGTGTGCCCGGCTTGGCACAAGGAGCGGGAGATCCTCCGCGCAACCGTCGGTGAGGACCTCACCCTGACGAGCCTAGTCCGCGCGATGGCGAGGAGTAGGGAAGGGTGGGCCGCGGTGACCCGGTTCGCAGACCAGGTCATGACCCGTAAAGAGcgggcagagagagagagcgcgaACAACGCGAAACGCGAGCGCGGGGGAATGTCGACGGAAACGTTTGACGGGTGTTAGGGCCACGGATGGCTGAGAGCAAAACCGAGACTACGACTCGGAGGAATTGGTAGGCATCAACCTACACGGAAGGGCCCGGCGGCCCGGACGGGCGGGCGGGACGAGGAGAGGGGGGGAGCGCGGGGCGACATAGATGGTGCCAGAATAGGGTCGAGTGTCACGTTGTGAGTAGATAGGTCCAGGATAGGGTCACCCCGGCCatgcttcctcttcttcttcctcttcctctccttcttcttcggcCTCCGACCCCTTGGGACGGTGGATGGAACTGCCGCGCCCGACCCTCTATTATCACCTCGGACTTGCGTGGGTAGGGTGCTCGGTCATGGCGGAAAGGGCACTGAGTGGGGGTCGCCATACGCTGGGCGGCTCCGCTGAGCAGAGCTCGGGCTACAGCGTAAAATAGGGACCATCCACCATCGCGCATCGGGCAGGTATGTTCAGGCCAGTGCTTTTATCGCTGAAATAGGGGGAGAACAAAAGCAAAGTAAAGGATAGTGGGTTGGGACGGGAGGCGCAACTCCCAATTAGGCGATAGGGTTAGGTCCGCGCAAATGCGGAGAGGTGCCGGGGGGCTTCCCGAGGTTACGCCTCGTGCGGTTCCGGGAAGTCCCCTACCCGTACCAGGGTGGCCGCTGGTTTTTTAGTGGGTGCGAGTCCCACACTACCCTGAAGTTTCTTGCGCGAAACTTCAGGGTGTGCATAAGGCATTTTTACCagcgatatcaaaaaaaaaaaatattcgtgaGTTTACTGATGATGTGAATTAGGTGGTATttcaaatgataattattgataCTC encodes:
- the LOC124409530 gene encoding uncharacterized protein LOC124409530: MWVAAAYRTASFVAAFLPTRAPPLGLVADARARAFNRMRELQHAGDTASGLGRELAAAEGLRVREQWKANTERSDLPSERIRCAIRANWEEWFNRSHGGMSFRLTQVMTGHGYFGSFQCRIGKIANPTCEHCGRAADTVEHTVEVCPAWHKEREILRATVGEDLTLTSLVRAMARSREGWAAVTRFADQVMTRKERAERESANNAKRERGGMSTETFDGC